In Pectinophora gossypiella chromosome 8, ilPecGoss1.1, whole genome shotgun sequence, the DNA window AGATGTTTAGTAGTAATTTATCAGTGCAATGTTTTAAGTAATCTTTGGTTTGCAGGAAAAGGTCCAGAGAAGATGACAGTTGTGAGTTCATGCCTTTGTCAAAGCGAATAAATAACCTACACATAAACAATAACCTAGCTAGTACAAGCGCACAAGTTCAAGAAACTAGTCAGATAAATGGAATCACAACAGAAAATGGAATCTCTTCACCAAGCTCATCATCAGAGACTGAACAGAGACCGAGCTATGACCCTGGCGTTAGCTTGTCTCAAAGTAACTATTACTTCGAAAACAAACTATTGTTTGAATTACATTTAGAAAGAATACAGAGGACTGGACAACAATTTCCATTTTAATGTAATGTTTGTGGTTGAAGATTTGTGTgtaatttattgttatgtttagtgtgtatttacttttaatacttATGGCCCATAATGTTAAAACTGTGTATTTTAATGTTTGTAGTAAGTATTCCTGAATGCTAATGTTATTTTCACAACCAAATAATGGTGATATCTAATTTAAAATCTTGaaattacttattgttttattcttgtttttgcAAGTAATTTTTAAACTCCCATGTAACT includes these proteins:
- the LOC126369000 gene encoding uncharacterized protein LOC126369000 is translated as MTFVKGPTLNWSATIENNGNYMLRSMTENNRKRSREDDSCEFMPLSKRINNLHINNNLASTSAQVQETSQINGITTENGISSPSSSSETEQRPSYDPGVSLSQSNYYFENKLLFELHLERIQRTGQQFPF